Proteins from a genomic interval of Anatilimnocola floriformis:
- a CDS encoding IS30 family transposase, protein MAIHFTVSERQQLAALVALRVSKIAIARRLQRAPSTIFRELKRNCGDTGYQAGSAQQQAVMRHTHRHRKMDSPEVAEYVKSRLELRWSPDQIDGRTRRDFLDDRLRRISRQTIYNWLKQPAGSEHRQYLRFYREKPPLRRRVDPAQTLPNRPAIIGRRERFGDWEGDTLVGRKGISKPVLYSIVERVSGYLELARGENREADTANRILRRRLNQYPPNWLQSCTFDNGAEFAKVGELESVLQIEVYHTQPYKAWQRGTNENTNGLIRQYFPKGTDFQQVSQAELTTAESQLNTRPRKRLGYQTPQELKNKYC, encoded by the coding sequence ATGGCAATTCATTTTACCGTGAGCGAACGCCAGCAGTTGGCGGCATTGGTCGCGTTGCGAGTTTCGAAGATCGCGATTGCGCGCCGGTTGCAACGTGCCCCGTCCACCATCTTTCGTGAGCTCAAACGCAATTGCGGTGACACGGGTTACCAGGCGGGCTCGGCTCAGCAACAGGCGGTGATGCGGCACACGCACCGTCATCGCAAGATGGATTCTCCGGAGGTGGCCGAGTATGTGAAGTCGCGACTGGAGCTGCGCTGGTCGCCAGATCAGATCGATGGCCGAACCAGACGGGACTTTCTCGACGACCGCCTGCGGCGGATCTCGCGGCAAACGATCTACAACTGGCTGAAGCAACCTGCAGGGAGCGAGCATCGCCAATACCTGCGTTTTTATCGGGAAAAACCGCCACTTCGGCGTCGCGTCGATCCTGCTCAGACGCTCCCCAATCGGCCCGCCATCATCGGCCGCCGCGAACGCTTCGGCGACTGGGAAGGCGACACGCTCGTCGGTCGCAAAGGCATCTCGAAACCCGTGCTCTATAGCATCGTCGAACGGGTGAGCGGTTATCTCGAACTGGCGCGTGGCGAAAACCGTGAAGCCGACACGGCCAATCGCATCCTTCGCCGTCGCCTCAATCAGTACCCACCCAACTGGCTGCAGAGCTGCACCTTCGACAACGGCGCCGAGTTCGCCAAGGTCGGCGAGCTCGAAAGCGTGTTGCAAATCGAGGTGTACCACACGCAACCCTACAAAGCCTGGCAACGTGGGACAAACGAAAACACCAACGGCCTCATTCGCCAATACTTCCCCAAAGGAACCGACTTCCAGCAAGTCAGCCAAGCGGAGCTGACCACGGCTGAAAGCCAACTCAACACCCGCCCTCGCAAACGGCTCGGCTACCAGACTCCCCAAGAACTCAAAAACAAGTACTGCTAG
- a CDS encoding DUF1501 domain-containing protein, with product MATTDLSRRAFGVLAGSLAAASSPAVALRQAAAADRPLGSSTFGRAKRVILLYLYGAAAQHETWDPKPAAPAEIGGKFKPISTAVPGMQICEHLPKVAAIADRLTLIRSMTHPYNIHSAAYTMSGIDKVDIPMELNPFDARHWPSFGSVLDYLAQKSRPDAPPPAIPRNICLPFRFSARSGQFVRGGPYGGFLGRGYDPVCTDFDGNAPRKVGRWTGNNLAEVSEPYLGIEKEGRFIVSRGSQPLPQEQLDSRWSLLSRLAHEQRDYQTAAAPRGHDRFRELAYSLLTSDKIRTALDIGQEKESLREQYGYTLFGQATLAGRRLLEAGAQLVTVIWDEIQIANSAWDTHFHHYERLQDELLPGLDRALSTLVRDLEERGMLDDTLVLCLTEHGRTPKLHDKGANGVGREHWSDVYSNALAGAGIKRGHIVGASDKHGGFVQENPVTPKDILATIYHLLGIDAHTMIPDRLGRPLPLVSGGRVVHEMLS from the coding sequence ATGGCGACGACTGATCTATCGCGCCGGGCGTTCGGCGTCCTCGCCGGTTCGCTGGCTGCGGCTTCGTCGCCCGCAGTTGCACTCCGCCAGGCCGCAGCCGCCGATCGGCCGCTGGGGAGTTCGACCTTCGGCCGGGCCAAGCGGGTGATCCTCCTTTACCTGTATGGAGCCGCCGCTCAGCACGAGACCTGGGACCCGAAGCCCGCCGCCCCCGCCGAGATCGGCGGCAAGTTCAAACCGATCTCGACAGCCGTGCCCGGGATGCAGATCTGCGAGCACCTGCCCAAGGTCGCCGCCATCGCCGATCGGCTGACGCTGATCCGTTCGATGACGCATCCATACAACATCCACTCGGCCGCTTATACGATGTCGGGGATCGACAAGGTCGATATCCCGATGGAGCTCAATCCGTTCGACGCCCGCCACTGGCCCAGTTTCGGCAGCGTGCTCGATTACCTCGCCCAGAAGAGCCGGCCCGACGCGCCGCCGCCTGCCATCCCGCGGAACATCTGCCTGCCGTTCCGCTTTAGTGCTCGCTCGGGGCAGTTCGTCCGGGGCGGCCCGTACGGCGGGTTCCTCGGCCGGGGCTATGATCCCGTCTGCACCGATTTCGACGGCAACGCACCGCGCAAAGTTGGCCGCTGGACCGGCAACAACCTGGCCGAAGTGAGCGAGCCTTACCTCGGCATCGAAAAGGAAGGGCGGTTCATCGTTTCGCGCGGCAGCCAGCCTCTGCCGCAGGAGCAACTCGACAGCCGCTGGTCGTTGCTCTCGCGCCTCGCTCACGAACAGCGCGACTATCAAACCGCGGCCGCGCCGAGGGGTCATGATCGTTTTCGCGAGCTCGCCTATTCGCTTCTCACCTCCGACAAGATCCGCACCGCCCTCGACATCGGCCAGGAAAAAGAATCCCTCCGCGAGCAATACGGCTACACCCTCTTCGGCCAGGCCACGCTCGCGGGCCGTCGGTTGCTGGAAGCCGGCGCGCAGCTGGTCACCGTCATCTGGGATGAAATCCAAATTGCCAATTCGGCGTGGGATACGCATTTTCATCACTACGAGCGGTTGCAAGATGAACTGCTCCCCGGCCTCGATCGCGCGTTGAGCACGCTCGTTCGCGATCTGGAAGAGCGCGGCATGCTCGACGACACGCTGGTCCTTTGCCTCACTGAACACGGCCGCACCCCGAAGCTGCACGACAAAGGCGCGAACGGCGTGGGCCGCGAACATTGGTCCGATGTCTACTCGAACGCCTTGGCCGGCGCAGGGATCAAGCGCGGCCACATCGTCGGTGCGAGCGACAAGCACGGCGGCTTTGTGCAAGAGAATCCGGTCACGCCGAAGGACATTCTGGCCACGATCTACCACCTGCTCGGCATCGACGCTCACACGATGATCCCCGACCGCCTCGGCCGGCCGTTGCCACTAGTGAGCGGCGGACGCGTGGTGCATGAGATGCTGAGCTAA